In the Carettochelys insculpta isolate YL-2023 chromosome 6, ASM3395843v1, whole genome shotgun sequence genome, TCAGTAGGAGCCTCGCCCTTTCCCTATGCTCCTCTGTGCAGTGGAAGCTCCTCCCCTCACCCGCACACAGCAGTGAGCTGGATTCCTGCTGGGGCACTTCCTTCCACTGGCTCTCATGGCAGAGTGGGGCAACATGGGTCAGGTGCTGTATCCATGGacggcagcaggagccagaaatTCACCAAGGGGTGGCTCAGCCCTTCTCCAACAGCTGTGGGAcctttgcccccttcccctcactccttTGGTCAGGTGCAGCTgaggccaagcaccatctttcCTGCAAAATCtcccactgccctatggacccaaATCCTTACCTCAAACCCAtgccctgggtgggggcagcctgAGGCTTTGCTACCCTGCTAGGGCAGGTGCTAAAGGGCCTCCTGTGGCAGCAGAGGGGGAGCTGGAGAACGtgggcccagctgcagggctcttctgtaactgcacagctgggaaaggcccAAGGAGAGGGCAAGCTGTGCTTACTGTGCAGCAGGATGGTGGGAGACATGTAACAAACCTGCCTCCAGGAGCCCTCTCTGGTCCATACTCCTTGGTGCCCGCGGCCTGGGCGTAAcgtgtggctgctcaggaaacCTGAGCCGTAAggacagcagaagcagcagcctgtgGCAGAGGCCAGCATAGAACGCTGGAGTCTTGCTGCCACTCCCCAGCTGCTGTTTGcctcccaggcagctgcaggtgaCAGGGTCTCCCTGCCTTGCCCCCAGACCAGCAGGGAGAAGCCAGTCTCTATCCCCTACCAGGGTATCCCTCCTGTTCCTACTGAGGTGAGACAGTCCCTCTTCCCCCCTCGAGGCCTCCACTCCAGTGTGCTCCCACTGAGgcactccctccccttcccttggtCTAACCCCCTTCCATTTTCTACTCCTCCCCCAACTACTTCCAGGGCACCTTTCCTAGCTGTTACTGCACCTCCCTGGCTgagccagcccctggcccaggagcACCCTGCTGGGGTTACAGACAGGCTGCTGCATAggtgcctggctggctcccaccctcaggaatcatagaatactaggactggaagggacctcgagaggccatcgagtccagccccctgccccaatggcaggaccaagttatgtgtaaaccatccttgatagacatctatctaacctgttcttaaatatctccagcggtgGAGCCTCCAcgacctccccaggcaatttattccactgtttgaccaccctgacagttaggaactttttcctaatgtctaacctaaacctcccttgctgcagtgtaagtccattgcctcttgttctatcctcagaggccaagaacaacttttctccctcctcatgacacccttttagagacttgaaaactgctatcatgtcccccctcaatcttctctcttccaaactgaacaagcccaattctttcagccgttcttcataggtcacactctctagacctttaatcattcttgttgcagTCAAGGCACTGAGCTGGCTAGAGCACAGGCCAGCCCTGAAGCTCAACTTGTAGCATCCATGACATCCTGCACTGGCTGTCTACCCATTTGGTTCAGTACAGATGCTTGGCTTTACCCGTGCTAGATCCTGGCTAGCACCCCAAGCATGGGGGCAGGAAGAAGAGTGTGCCTGGGAGTTGGCTTTGCACCATTCCCCTGCAGTCCTACTAGCTAGCAGTGGGCAGAcactctgcccttccctgccctgggaggcCCCATTAGCATTCACCCACCTGTGCTCCTCTGGACTGGCTTGTGCACCtgttgggctggggggggcatgTTTTCAGTGCAgtcagcccctgccaccctgctTCAGAGACCAGCATGCACACAGCTCCAAGGGGGGAGCCTTTTCCTGGCACGTCCCACCCTGCCTGTAGACCTGGGCTAGGGCTGTGTCCCCTGATGGTGGGTTCACTGAAGGGGTGACATGGAGCCTGTTGCCAGGCTTCCTAGGTGCTGTTACTAAGGCCAGTCCTGATCACTGTCACGTCACATCTTGCtgttgctggctgctggccactcaGCTAGGCTGTTGCTGCTTTTCTTGTGCTCAGCGTAAGTTTCACTTGTAAGTGCCTGGCAGCACCTGGCAGGGATAGTCAGGCAGCAAGTGCTGCTGGGAAAGGCTCCTTTGCCCTAGCGAATTGTGGAAAGGGCTCTGTTCCTTGGCTGCATACACATCTGGGGGCTGATCTGACCCTGACCCTGGAGTTTCTAACGTGCCTGAGAGTTCTAACCcctgggaacagggcagccaaaAATCCTACTCtggcctgcagagcaggggtgagtgCAAGGGTGGTTCCCATCCATTCCCTAATGCCAGCAAGTACCAAGCAGGAAGTCCCTCCCCAGGCAGCAAGCTTGCCAGCTTCTCACAGCAGAAGGGAGGGCGGGAGCTGAAGGGATCAAAAGAGGGCACAGACCTATGCAGAGCTCAAAAGCTAGGGGTGTTTATATGTTTACAGCAAACAGCCACTCCTACAGCAATTcacagggaacaaagtcaatgtTCCAACGGGTGTGGCAAGAGCTTTCCGCTTGTTTTAGCCTCTACTTGCAGCTCAATTCCCTTTCGGTCTCTTCAGCCTCATTTGCCACAGTTGCTGCAGTCTGAACAGCTGCCAGTGAGGTGGGATGGCTCTTTCCAGCTGCAGCTTGAGGTTGTGCTTTGGTTTTAGATACCTGCATACTCAGTTCACCTAACCCAAGTCCACTCATAATATAGAAAGACCCTTTCCAAGGGGGTCCCTTTGCTGTTAATTCGTGGAGAAGGACCTCACAACAAGGGGAATAACCACAGAGGTGAAGTGGTCACTTCTATGAGCAGCAGCGTTGGTGgctaagagaacaacaagaagtcttgtggcaccttacagactaacattttggagcataagctcgtGTGGGaatgacccgcttcatcagatgcagatctttgcccacgagagcttatgctccaaaatgttagtctgtaaggtgccacaagagttcttgTTGGTGGCTAAGCGAGGGGCGTAGCTCTCCAAGGCCGCCTTTGAGGAAGATATGCCACAGTGTGTATAGAAAGTTAAAACCATGGGCTGCGACCTTCCGAGGATGGTCCCTGCTGTTCCACCATGCCCTCAACACCCCCGAGAGGGACAGGCTGATCAAACTGAGCCTGAGCGGGCAGCTAGGTAGTCCAGCTgtccactgctgctactttgggtAAGAGAAGAGGAGCACTCGGGCAGAACAGAGTTTTAAGCCCTTCTAAGTTGCTGTTAGTCTGACGGAGGAACATCCTTTCCTTGGGACAGCTGGTATTTCGCCATCATGAGGTGCTTAGATGACTCCCACCATTGCCGTATCTGAGCACTTCCACTGTATGGCTTTCGGAGAGACGCTGACGTGGTGTTTCCCCTTGACAGATAGGGATGAAGCACACAGAGCATATGGGCCAAATAACTTGTCCAACAGCACAGGACATCTGCAACAACTGGAACAGAACCCAGCTGTcctacagctcagctcagctcagcagctTGGAAAACGTGTTTGAGCTAAAAATGCCCAGCTTTGCTTGCAGTTGCAAAGGAGATAGCAAAGGCTGAGGTTAGTTCAAACAGATCATCAAAAATGAACCCACTCCAGACTTCTGCTGTAACATTGTGTTCTACTGTAACTCCAAAGAGACTCCATCCTTCAGACCGATTGTCTTTTTCTCTATAGTTGGAAACCTGCTGACCGAGCCATACCGGCTGGAGAGGAGCTCACTCAATTCATTTTTGTCAGGGAGCCTTAGACCCAATTTTACTCCTGCTAATTTCAATGCCAGTTTTTGGTACATTCAGTGAAAGTAGAATCACTCAGAGTGAGAGATCACCAGCTCTAGCCAACAGCTACCATCTTCTCCTTTTGCTCAACAGGCCAGGGCAGCATTTGTAAGGCTGCAGCTCCACAGTTCCAGGCAGAGTTATCTACAAAGGTAAATGGTTTCTTAGCAGATCAGCATCCATGGCATCCTACGCATGTGCCAAGACTGTCTTGATTGGATGTATAAACTCACAAAACCCATTGCCACATTCAGTGCGTTCTGCTATGAGCAAAAGTGCTCAGCAAACTTGGACTCACAGGTTGTTCTTGATTCCTTGAGCCCATGGAGATTAAGAACAGTCTGCTCTGAAAAGAGCCAATCACCCTCACTGGGGAAGTCTTGAAGTGTTTGCTGGACATCATGCAGGAGACTACTACTGTGGAGGCCATGGACTTGGCTACTGAATTTGCTGGATCTGGGGCAGCTTGCAGTGAAGCCCTGGCTATCGACTTCCCTTCCTCCACCAGTGAGAACTCTTGCCTGGACTGTTGGGGAAGCAACCCCTtaaacagccccacccccacaggagaGAAAACACCTTTCTACTGAAAATCTCCATCTTCCTGGAGCCCTTTGCCTGTGAAGTCTGCCTGCAGACCTTGCCTGTCCCTTTTGTTGGCTGCAGACaccagcagggagccagcaagAGAGATGCGCATAGAGAAACTCACACTCTGGTCAGgaacgtaagaacagccacactggatcagaccaaaggtccatctagcccagtatctcgTCTTCTGACCCTCACTAACGCCAGGGATGAACgtaacaggtaatcatcaaaatgATCCATCCCGTTGCCTatgcccagcttctggcaaacagaggctagggacaccatcacaGCCCATCCTCACCTGTAGCCactgatgaacctatcctccatgaatttatccagttctttattgggccctgttaaagtcctggccttcacagcatccctggcggggagttccacaggttgacagacATATGAAGAAACACTTCCCTTTTTCATTGGGCAACGCCCTAGATCTTGAGTTAAGAGTAAACACCTCCCTATTTATTTTCTTCACATGGTTTTATGGATCTCTATGATATCCcctttagttgtctcttttccaagctgaaaaccGCCATcttgttaatctctcctcatatggaagctgttccagacccttaatcaagTACTTCTCAGCTCTTTTtgaggtggagcagggaagggaagctggGTTTTGCCATAGGGATTGTGATCATCTCAGTGAGGGACAGGGCTACTTTTGATGGCCATCCTGTGGTCAGAAGGTCAAACACGCATCTGCAAGCCCAAACTTGACGTCACCCTCTTCAATAGCTCCTGGTGTGCCTCAGTCAAGGCATGCCCACTCCACGTCCTAACCCAGCCTCACCTTGGCAGCAGGcggcctgcagcagctgaggggACCCTGtaccttctgcagcagcaggatcccACAGAGCTAGTTCCTGAAGCTCGACACCAGAGTGTGGATTTGGCAGCGCCTGATGGCATGGATATGCCCTTCTTAGAGATGCTTGCCCTAGCCTAGGCACTGGTTCCATTTGGGCCCTTTATACCAGCACTATGCATGCATGGCACCACAGGATACCAGCACCACCCTACCAGATGTCACAGAGGGAAATATTtccaggaactgtgggacagccccctccccacactgcaaTGAGCATTTCTGGTGACTTGTAGAAGCCCATACAGGTGGAGAGTTCCCATATTGCCTCTTAGAAAAATGTTTTGATACCAAAACCATGTGCATTAACCAAAGAGCAAGCCAGGGCTCCAAGGTAAGGCTGCTACTGTTTGGAGAGGAAATATCCATTCTTAAATATATACACTGGataaacattttcagaagtgtctaGAGATTTTGGGAGCCCAGTTACAGATACCTAATGGGGCTCAATTTTTGGAGTGGGGGCTCACCACTTTCTGAAATTTAGGCCCTTTTAAAGTTCACCCCCTTGGGTGTCTGAAAACTGTGGCTGATAAGAACGTTTCCTTATTTGGTTCATTTGCTGTAGCAACTCAGCAATTGCTATTGAAACTAAGTTGGAGAACATGAAAGCATGGAGTGCTGGCAGTGGCCCACGAAGACCATGTTTTGCAGTGACAGTGCTGGTCCTTTGAAGATTCACTGCTAGTACCTATTTTACCACAAGGTCACAGCTAACAACCTCCTTCTAACAGATCAGTACCAGGCACTGGTTTGAACTTACCTCACATTTAAGATCTGAGATCCAGGATATATGAAGGCCCTGAAACTTTAGTTTCAAGAGGTATTTGGGTAAGCCCCCTGCAACTGTAGCTTAGGCTGTATGCCTTTATTTGCCAGGAGTGAGTGGATTTCCAGCAGCAGTTCTTCCCCACACAGCTAAACACAACAGCTTAATAGAGGGATGCCATTTGGGGACTGTGGTATTAATCAGGGACCCAGAGGTTTGAGATCAGGCTGGGAGAAGGCCTTTAATCTGACAGGCAGACGGTTCCAGATAATATCAAAAGTACTCATAGCACACAGCTGGCCATGGTGCCTGTTCCTCTCCCACAGGATTTTGATTGACTAGCTGGGACTTAAGAGTATGCCTGGTTACAGAGCAAGCCTGCTGGGTGTGCTGCATACTTGAAGCTCTAGTTTCTGCTTAGGCGGGTTTGATATCCGGAGAACTTTCCTTTACTCTTCAGTGGAATAGATCAAATAGGGGGGAGGGCTGGATatcaccctcccccccgcccatctATTTCATTACCAGCAGCTTCCATCTTCCCCAAAGTGCAAGCTCTGCCTCTTTCACAGCTGGCCTTTTGCCCTCATAAGATTATGCAGACATCCTACTTGCAAGCTGTCATAGGCTCATCAAAACTGTCCTTCAGAGTCTTATGCAGCCCTTTATGGATAGTTTCCAAAGTCAGTTTGTCTTCCCACTCTGAACACATCCCCAAGCAGCAAGGAACTGACCTACCACTAGCAGTTACGCCTCACTGGCAAGTAAGCCTTCCTCTGTCAGCCTGGATCCGCTTGTGCGCCTTCCAGAGACCTTCATTGGGTAACTCAGCCTAGTTCTCTGATCTTCTGGCTCTTCGAGACATAGGCAATTTTGCTGCAGATGTTTATTTTGGATGGAATGATGGGAAAGGAAGGTATCAAAGGAGACATCTCTCCCTCtaggaaaatgaaacaaaaaccacacaaGCCCAGAGGGGTGGCTTATTAGACTTTTTTTATTCCTCGTTTTAAAATGGCTAatcataataaaaaataaaagtgcGGCTCTGTGGAGGCCACAAGAGAGAGATATTGCCATAGAGAAAAGAGTCAAGTAGTGCCtggagattaggttgaatttctgcTTGGTTTGCTTTACACTTTCATGGGCTTTTGGGGTGAATGACTAGAATTTTTTTTGGCATATGACATGAAAATATTGCTTTTTGGGGTTTGGTTTTGTGTCCTCTTTTTTCTCTTCCCCAGTTTGGAAATAAAAACAGCGTGACAGTGAGAAACCATAAACAGAACTATCAAAAATAAGAAATGTAAGAACAGGGAGAAAAACTGCTAAAATTGTCTGAGGGAGGAATTAGATACAGGTCAAATTTCTACACAGGGAACACAGCTCTCAAGTCCCCCTCCTGCTCTTCTGAGCCCCAGTGATGTGTCTCCAGTACTATGCAAGCTCATCTGTTTGGCATAGAAGGAGCAGCATTGGGAAACAGAAGGAAGCCACTGGTCCCTTGTCCCCACTTTGCTGGGCGTCAGTTCACAACACATCTCAACCCACCCGAATACTGGAGGCTGTGAAAATGAGAAACTGAGTCCTCCATTAAACACCCCCATGCAAGGGAGACACGGATTTGCCCATCCCACTCAGCtaaaggggaggccaggcctaACCACTGcatgatgggggtgggagggctgccttccagctctcccccttgctttgCTTCCTAAGGATAGGAAATCTGTCCAGCAACCACAGAATCCAGAAAGGGAGAGGTGACACACAAAaggcaggctgggcccagcacccTAGCATGGCTACTAGAGGAAGGACAGGCCCCAGAAACACTGTGCCATGGTCAAGCCTAGGATCACATGCCCTAAGTATAAAATacttccccatccccccacccaggTCCCAACACTGGCAATTCCACAGGTGCTTCCCTTCCCATTAACCAGGCACCTCTGGTAGAaagccccctccccattccccacccctgtggACATCTACACTCTATACATACACATCCCCATGTCGCCCTTCCTGGGGATGGGTGTCCTGGGCCTTCCCTCTCTCTGGTAGATATATAAtttcttttatatttatatttatatatagatatttatatatacacacacctggTAACtcggaagaggaaaaaaatagaatCCGTAACAATCATAAAAAAAATCTCCTTGTTTTAAAAAGGATCCATTCCTACCGCACAAGGCGAGCGATTGCACGAGGTCCACGAGTGTCTGGCCCGTTGGTGGTGGCGCAACGGCAGActgtgcctccccccaccagctgagGGTGCTGCCAGCACGGTCCTCCCTGCTTTCTTTCGGCAGTGTGCGCTACATTTGCAGTTTCTCAGCTGGTTGGGAGGAGGGGGATTCAGGCTGCGCTGCAGCTGTAATGACTTAGGGGGTGCCCAGGACCTCACCCCAATCCCAGGGATCATATTTTAAAAGGTCACTGTCCTCTCAGCTATTTCTCCCCGCAGCTGGAGGATTGTAAAAAACGTCCATGCATTAAGAGAGCAGGGGCCTTTAGCTCCTGAGCACGCCCCCTGCACGCCAGGGCCTGGGCATTTTGGTAACAGCCAGAGAAGAGGCGACAGTGGGGAAGAGAGCGCCGCCCCTCATACAGAGATCTCATAGGTGGTCCCTCCTACTCCAGAGACCTTCTTGACTCCTCCTCGAGTGGAGCTGCTGAGTGgcggctggccaggggagggagaggccGGGCCCAGACTCTTGGGCTGCCCATTGGACTTGCTGTAGGCGGTTCTCATCTGCAGCTCGTCTCTAGGGAAGGAAGGACACAAGGGTATCAGGAAGTGACCGGAcgccacagggctgggactggtggAGCTACCAAGCACAGCACACTCAACGGCAGGGGGATGGAGagaggacacacacacactctctctctctctctcagaccaTAAGACAGAGGGTGTGAAGGACAGTGGGCAGGTTCTAGGAATGAAACAAGGTGTCAGGAAGATGGCTGgagccccacccagctccccactacacTCAAGCGAAAGAAGGTTTTCCCACGTGGGGGTGAGAAAGCCCGGCACTCCTCCAGGCAGGTGTACATGTGGCCCATGCGCTCCCTCCAGGGAGAGGTGTGGGACACACCACCTGTGCGCTCCCCACCAGGGAGAGAGATGGACGTGCACACGAGTCACAGACATAGGACACTCCTGAGTcagggagaggcagagctgggcatggctctCCATGCGTGGAGGGAaaggtggggctctggggagacaGGAGAAGAGGGCTGGTTTCACACCACACTCTCTGGCTCATGTGCTGGAGGAAGGACGGGGAAGGAAGGGCCAGACGAGGGCAGGCAGGACTCCTTGTGGAccatccccagcctctcccttctGTGCGCTGGCGATTGCCTCCGAGCTCCTCTGTTGGCACATGGTGGAGTGCTTGCCCGGGCAGCTTGTCCCCCGCCGAGTCAAGGAACAATTAAAGCACACGGTGGGCAGAGGCGGTACTTACTTTGgcgccagcagtggctgcaaggcCACCTCCTCTGTCTCCGGGATGCTGGCTGGGGGTGACTGTTTTTGGCTGCTGTAAGACACGGCTttgcccagctggggggcagtgggtgggtcgGGCGAGCGCCCCCGAAACACATGTGGCAGCTCTGGTTTGCCGAAGCGGGGCGGCGCCGGGCGGGTCAGGGGGTTTTTGCCCAGTGGGGAGCGCTTCGAATCGTCCGAGGAGGAGCTGGTGCGTGGGGCATTGCTGGAGCCTGGTGTCGACTGGATGCCCGAGTCTACCAGCCCTGTGTCCTCCTCCTTGGCTAAAGGTGGTGGGGtaggtggctgctgcagcagcttctcccGCTCCTGCATGGAGGCTACGATGTGGCGGGAGAGATTGTCATAGCGCATGGGCGAGGGCTCGCAAGAGGGTGGGTTCTTGGGCGAGCCAGTGCCAGGGAAGCGGCTGTGCAGGTCGGCCTCGCGCTGCTGGGTGATGCGGGCCGAGAGGAAGGGCGACGTGTAGCCggtggggggctctggctccggccccgcctgCACTGACTCAAAGTCGGGGCTATCAGAGGGGGTGAGCAGGCTGTCGTATGACAGGCTGCCGTTGCGTGTCTGGTTCACCAGGCTCTTGTAAGAGGTGGAGGTGGTGCCCTCGGAGCGGATcgactgcagctggcccagctcgAAGCCCGTGCCCTGGGCTGACTTGAGGCTAGAAGAGCGCGAGCCACTCGAGAGCGGGTCGAAGTGGAAACTCTTCCCGAAGGTGGGAGAGCGGAAGTTCTGCGGCTCCAGGCTTGGCTCCGAGTGGTAGCTGGGGTTCCGGCCACTCTCAGCGATGGAGGTCGGCTCCTTCAGGCTGTCCCCTCGGCTTAGCTGCAGGGCACGAGATGCACGGTATGGTCAGAGTCCCCCTCACCTACTGCCCATAGAACTAGGGACCAACTTcagccagtcctgcccccagTACATCCTGGGGTATAGCACAGTGCTCCCCTGGAGACAGCCCAGGCCGTATCCCATTTCCCAAGATTCCACCCTGCACTCCCCATCAGAGACAGGGcagtggagctctgagcaacACTTCCTCTAAAAGGATGCAGAGCCCCTCACTGTTCAGCCCCCAcattccccagagctctgccctcCAAGGCTGGCATCGCGGAGAAACGCAGGGGACATCCCAAGAGATGGGGCAGGGCACACTCAGCACACTGCCCTGCCAGATCCGTTTCAGAAGCTGGGGTAACTTCCCCTTCCGAAGGGAtgcggcccctcccccagcaccaccctctgAGGACAAGCCCAAAACATGGGGGAGATGTGAACCTGCCCCCACTGAAGCCCAATGACAATGACTGGCAGGGTGGCCTGGGGCAGGACCCAACCCACATAGTTTGAGACACTCCTTGCATATCTCCCTTCCACTGCCTCCACCTCCCCAAGCAGCCCCTGCACAGGgtcactctctccccacccccgcaggcTAGCTCCCAGGGCCTTCCGCAGGCAGCGTTACCTTGGCGCTGGTGGAGTGTGGCATGGCGCCtgaggcgctgctgctgctgtagccagGCCGGTATTTGTACATGGTTGGAGTCGGAGGGCTGTCCCTGCTTAGCAAGCTGCTGTCTGTTGGGGGAGAGAGACTGACACTCAGACCGCACACACAGCCTTGCCATAGGGTCCCCTTGCCACAGCCGGGACGCACCATGCCGAGGGAGGCAGTCATTGTGCTGATCCATGACAGCCGGCTctgagcctggggagggggtttggAATGCCAAGAAGAGGGAAGAGCTGGGACAGACGGGCCACAGGGCAGCACTGGGAATGGATGCAATGGAGCAGGAGGGCTGTTTCCCATCACTGAGATCAGGCAGgcaagctgccagccccaggtgcAGCCCTGCCAGCGCTGGGATCTCAGCCCCACTCTGCTGAGCAGGGAGTCCTGTGAGTGGCAGAGAAGCTGCATGCTGGGCCATGCAATACACAAGGGCACCGCTGCTTGGGGCCTTTCTAACATGCTGCAGACAGAGGGCCAGGAGAGGCAGCAGAGACACTTCTGCCTCATGTCCAAGGGACGGGCTCTGTAGATCATctcagtgctgctccagccccaaagtcttccctgctctgccctcaggctgaagcccacaagCTCGCCTCTCCCTGACGAGGGAGGGTAGGGAAGCACGCCGAGTGTTTCGGGAGCTCTGTCCAAGTGGCACTGAGTGTCACTGCCTGCGCTCGCCTCCTGCCCCAAGGCCAAGCATCTTGTACcttccaggctctgctccttctgGCCATATCTCCAACTCCCCAGAAGCCTCCTCTCCCACTAACCGTggagctgcctcccaccccagccccacactgtccAAAGGCCACCTCTTCCAATACGGCCTGTCCTTCTCCCTGCAGAGCCTTGCCACATTCCAGTACAGACCCTTTTAAGTGGGGGAGCAGGAATAGCTGGGTCCAGGCAGCTGGGAAACCCCTCGGGACAAGGAGAACACATACCTCCTCAACGACCCATCTATGTCCTACCCAGTGTCTCATGCTTCCTCTCCACACACAGCTCAAACCCTCAGCACCTTCTCCCAGAAGCAGGCAAACTTTGGGGCCACAGCATCAGGCAGCAATCCACCCAAGGTCCTTAAGTGAGTCAGCCACAGCCCAGCGGAGACTCCAGAGATCTGGATTCCCGGGAAGGTGTTTTAGCCCCCAGAACATGCCTCCTCACCACACACCTTCCCTGGGAGTTCCCACAAGCATCTGTGCTCCCATCTTCACGTCAGGCGAGGTACCACCAGCAAGATTCAAGCCCCCTATGGATCCCTGCTTCCCACACACAAGGGTAGCAGGACAAATCATTCTCAATCACTGGTCCAGAGCACCACTGCGGTAACCTTCCCACCAGGCAAGAGCCAGTGAGAGACATGGGATCAGTGCGAACTACGCAGTGCAACCAGCACCTCTGCTCTGCCTTTCTCTAGGCTGTGCATGAACGAACTAGCCCCCTCACACGGCCCTGCAAAAGACTGACTTTCCTaaaactgcctggccactctacttgtacacacacagctctgcctaGGCACTGCACTTCTGCTCTGCGatccctgctgctttcctgccctGGGTTCTGCCAACACATCTACATCCTGGTCTGTGCCCAGAGATGCCCCTCCCTgtgatgggtggggcagggctgcttcTCCGCCTGGCATGCCTTCCTTACCCTCGTTGGTAGCCAGGGTTAAGTGTGTCCTCAGACCAGTGTAGCGGCTGAGGTCTGGCTTGGGTGGGGGTGGCGGCTCAGCATCGGCAGACTGGCTCTCTGTCACCTCCAGGCTTCCTTTGGACTGCAGAGACAAAGGGCAGAGGAGCAATCAAGAAGGGTGAGGCGGGATGCAAGGTCCTGCCCACTGAGCACAGCAGCGGGGTGGTGTGaaaggggccctgctgcctttgatAACGCATCCTGGGAACAATGTCCACATGAGGCTCAGACATGGGGTGGAAAGGGAAGAGGTGCTGAGAGATGGAATGCGTGAGCctcatgcagcagcagctgcagccgccACATGGAAGGAGCACGGCATCAGTCACAAGGCCGGCTGGACACACACTGTGAAACCACATGGGAGGTGGAGAAAGGGAGCACGTGAAAGGCGCTCTCGGTTCCTGCTCACGGCTGCACGtgccccccccggctccctctgCCAAGAAGCACCTGCTGCACTCCTCACCTTTGTTCTCTTCAGTTCAGCCTGGATACCATTGTCCACGATCTTGACCATGACCTGTCCGTCCGACGCTTCAGGCCGCAGGAAGGGCGGCCTCACCAAAACAGTCTGTTCCGCCTTTGGTCGGCCGAGGTACCTGGTGAGGCACAGGGGAAAGGTGAGCACTGGACTCCGCATGACAGCGCCCTGTGCACACAGCCTGTTACTGACTGACTGACAGCCTGCAAGAAAGAGCTGTACACCTCTCCAGGATGGGCAGCTTGAGAACCCCACAAGAGTGCCCTGTGCTCTGTGACACAAAGTCAGAGTGATGGCGCTTTTGGCCATGCTTGTCGCCAATCAACAAGGGAGCAGCTA is a window encoding:
- the ZDHHC5 gene encoding palmitoyltransferase ZDHHC5, which encodes MPAVSGKRFKPSKYVPVSAAAIFLVGATTLFFAFTCPGLSLYISPIIPIYNAIVFLFVLANFSMATFMDPGIFPRAEEDEDKEDDFRAPLYKTVEIKGIQVRMKWCATCRFYRPPRCSHCSVCDNCVEEFDHHCPWVNNCIGRRNYRYFFLFLLSLTVHIMGVFGFGLLYVLCQVEELYGVRMAVTMAVMCVAGLFFIPVAGLTGFHVVLVARGRTTNEQVTGKFRGGVNPFTNGCCKNVSRVLCSSPAPRYLGRPKAEQTVLVRPPFLRPEASDGQVMVKIVDNGIQAELKRTKSKGSLEVTESQSADAEPPPPPKPDLSRYTGLRTHLTLATNEDSSLLSRDSPPTPTMYKYRPGYSSSSASGAMPHSTSAKLSRGDSLKEPTSIAESGRNPSYHSEPSLEPQNFRSPTFGKSFHFDPLSSGSRSSSLKSAQGTGFELGQLQSIRSEGTTSTSYKSLVNQTRNGSLSYDSLLTPSDSPDFESVQAGPEPEPPTGYTSPFLSARITQQREADLHSRFPGTGSPKNPPSCEPSPMRYDNLSRHIVASMQEREKLLQQPPTPPPLAKEEDTGLVDSGIQSTPGSSNAPRTSSSSDDSKRSPLGKNPLTRPAPPRFGKPELPHVFRGRSPDPPTAPQLGKAVSYSSQKQSPPASIPETEEVALQPLLAPKDELQMRTAYSKSNGQPKSLGPASPSPGQPPLSSSTRGGVKKVSGVGGTTYEISV